One Peromyscus leucopus breed LL Stock chromosome 20, UCI_PerLeu_2.1, whole genome shotgun sequence genomic region harbors:
- the LOC114696582 gene encoding keratin, type II microfibrillar, component 5-like, with amino-acid sequence MCEEMKATVQKCVRSPRHSKEALNRLNQAIQQLKTEPREPEKAKDVETLQDVASSSAKGKLAWLEAALQRAKQEMARQLREYQELMIVKLGLDFEIATYRRLLEGEEQRLCLGLGAGSTAPGSDAAAAPGGPRVCSRGPDMSAPSGVCALCSSAGCAGCLGFREC; translated from the exons ATG TGCGAGGAGATGAAGGCCACTGTGCAGAAATGTGTGCGGAGCCCACGGCACAGCAAGGAGGCCCTGAATAGACTTAACCAAGCCATTCAGCAGCTGAAGACGGAG CCCCGTGAACCAGAGAAAGCCAAAGATGTGGAGACCCTGCAGGATGTGGCCTCAAGCAGCGCTAAAGGTAAACTGGCCTGGCTGGAGGCTGCCCTGCAGAGGGCCAAGCAGGAGATGGCGCGGCAGCTGCGTGAGTACCAGGAGCTCATGATCGTCAAGCTGGGCCTGGACTTCGAGATCGCCACCTACCGCAGGTTGCTGGAGGGCGAGGAGCAGAG GCTTTGTCTGGGACTTGGGGCAGGGAGTACGG CTCCAGGCAGCgatgccgccgccgcccccggaGGCCCCCGAGTCTGTTCCCGCGGCCCGGACATGAGCGCCCCCAGCGGCGTTTGCGCGCTCTGCAGCTCCGCGGGCTGCGCCGGCTGCCTTGGCTTCCGCGAATGTTGA